The following DNA comes from Mesorhizobium sp. B2-1-8.
GGGCCGATCCGTATCGACTATGCGATCCCGGTCAAGAAGGAAGCCAAAGACGACGTGCAGGAATTCAACTTCGGCATATCGACCCGCTTCTGATCGGCGGCCAACGATGCTCCCGGGTTTTGGATCCGGGAGAAATGTTCCGACCTAGCTGGATATAGCTTCTGGAATGACCGATCCGGTGTTCTTCGCGCCATCACGCCGGTATACGGCGGCCGAAGTCGCGAATCTGACCGGCTCGGTGCTTGTCGATTCCGGCCAATCCGACGTTTCGATCGAAGCGTTGGCGCCAGCTCATGAAGGTGGCGCCAACGCGCTCGTCTTCGTCGACGGCAAACGCAATTCTGCGCTGATGCCGTCGCTGCGGGCGGCGGCGGTTCTGTGTCCGGCGGACTTCGCAAACAAGGCGCCTGCCGGCATCGCTGTCCTGATCCATCCACGGCCGCAACAGGCTTTCGCGCTGGTTGGGCGCCTCTTGTTCCCGACAGCCGCCACGCCGGGGCCAATGACCGGTGAGACCGGCGTTTCGCCGCATGCCCATATCGATCCGACCGCGCATGTCGAAGCCGGCGCTATCATCGAGGCCGGCGCGGTCATCGGCCCAGGCGTCTCGATCGGCGGCGGCACCGTCATTGCGCCGAACGCCGTCATCGGACAGTCCTGCCAGATTGGCCGTGACGGCTATGTCGGCCCGGCCGCCAGTATCCAGTACGCGCTGATCGGCAATCGGGTCATCATCCATGGTGGCGCCAGGATCGGCCAGGACGGCTTCGGCTTTGTCGGCGGCGCCAAGGGGCCGGAACGTGTTCCACAGATCGGACGGGTTATCATCCAGGACGATGTCGAGATCGGCTCCAATTCCACAGTCGATCGCGGCGCCATGTCCGATACGATCATCGGGCAAGGCACCAAGATCGACAATCTCGTGCAGATCGCCCATAACGTCCGCATCGGCCGCAATTGCATAGTAGCCGGGCTTTCAGGTATTTCCGGTTCCGTCGTGGTGGGTGACAATGTCACCATGGGCGGCGGCGTCGGGCTTGCGGATCATCTGACGATTGGTTCAGGTGCCAAGCTTGCCGCCAGAAGTGGATTTATGAGCAATGTTCCCGCCGGCGAGATATGGGGTGGCTATCCGGCACAGCCGATGGCGGAAGCCATGCGAGAGATAGCCATGTTGCGCACGATGGCCAGGGCACGCAAGCAGGGCAAGGACAATGGCTGACATGGTGGCGGCGACAACGCTGGAAGCGGTCGACATACTGGGGCTGATGAAGCTCCTGCCGCACCGTTATCCCTTCCTCATGATCGACCGCATCGTCGACATCGATGGTGACGAATCCGCCATCGGCATCAAGAACGTGACCATAAACGAGCCGCATTTTCAGGGGCATTTCCCGGAGCAGCCGGTGATGCCGGGCGTCCTGATCGTCGAGGCCATGGCGCAGACGGCCGGCGCCATCTGCATCCGAAGCCTCGGGGCGTCGAAACCGTCGCTGGTCTATTTCCTGACGATCGACAACGCCAAATTCCGCAAACCGGTCGTTCCCGGCGACCAGTTGAAGATCCATGTCAAGAAAATCAAGAAGCGCGGCAACCTGCTCAAATTCGCCTGCGAAGCCCTGGTCGAAGGTACCAAGGCGGCCGAGGCCGAGATTTCAGCCATGATGGTCACCGGCGACTGACGATCGAGTGCTTATGAAAATCAAGACGTCAATCCATCCTTCCTCCGTCGTGGTAGAAGGCGCCCAAATCGGCCAGGGTGTGCGCATTGGGCCGTTCTGCCATGTCAGCGCCGACGCTGTGATCGGTGACGGTGTCGAACTGGTCAGCCATGTCTCGGTGATGGGCGCGACCACTATCGGAGCGTCGACCAAGGTCTATCCGATGGCCATCTTGGGCGGACCGCCGCAGAACACCAAGCACAAGGGCGGCCGCACCACACTCGTCATCGGCGCCAACTGCACCATCCGCGAAGGCGTGACCATGCATGTCGGCACCGACACCAGCCGCGGCGAGACGACGGTGGGCGACAATGGCAATTTTCTGGCTTACGCCCACATCGCCCATGATTGCGTCGTCGGCAACAACGCTACCTTCGCCAATGGGGCGACATTGGGCGGCCACTGCGAGATCGGCAACAATGTCTATATCGGCGGCCTCAGCGCCGTCCATCAATTCGTGCGTGTAGGCGACAACGCCTTTCTTGGCGGGTGCTCGGCTTTTGTCGGTGATGTCATTCCCTATGCCATCGCGGTCGGTAACCGCGCCAGCTTGCGCGGCTTGAACATCATCGGCCTCAAGCGCGCTGGTCTGCCGCGGTCCGAGATCTATCTGCTGCGCAAGGCCTACAAGACGATCTTCGACCGCTCCCGCACAGTCGGCGAGAACATCGAACTGGCCAAAGCGGAGTTCGCCTCGTCGCCGACAGCGATGAAGATCATCGACTTCATCAGCAGTCGCGGCAAGCGGCACTATGCGGTGCCATCGCTCAAGGGCGGCGATGGCGACGATACCGATGACGAAGGCTGAGACAGCCGCGGCTGGTCTTGGTCTCCCGCCTGATGCCAGGGTCGGCATCATTGCCGGCGGCGGCAGCCTTCCGGTCGAAGTCGCTGCCGGTTTGGCCGAACAGGGTCATCCGCCCTTCATCGTGCTCATGGACGGTGAGGCCGACCGCCTGGCGGAGCTGCGCCAGTATGAGCATGAGACCCTTGCCCTGGAGGCGATAGGATCGCTCGTTCCGCTGCTCAAGCGCAACCGGATTACCCATCTGGTGCTTGCCGGCGAGATAAAGCGAAGGCCAAGACTGACACATCTGCGTCCAAGCCTCAGCCTGCTCGCCGTGGTACCCCTCGTTGTCATGGCGTTGGCGCGTGGCGATGATGGGCTGCTCAAGGTGGTGGCGCGCGGGCTAGAGGCTCGGGGCATAAAGGTCGTGGGCGCCCACGAGATCGTGCCGAGCCTTGTCGCCGCCGAAGGGGTGTTGACCAGGGCCGCGCCTCAGAAATCGGACTGGCGCGACATCGAGGCGGGTTTCGCCGCGGCAAAGGCCATCGGGGCGCTGGATATCGGCCAGGCGGCGATCGCGATCGGCGGCCGGACCATTGCGCTTGAAGGCATCGAGGGCACGGCCGGATTGCTGGACCGCGCCAGGTTGCTGCGCGGCCACGGCCGTATCGCCGGCAAGACGCGCGGCGTTCTGGTCAAATGCGCCAAGCCTGGCCAGGAGTTGCGCGCGGATCTTCCTTCCATGGGGCCACAGACGGTTGAGGCAGCGCATGCCGCGGGGCTTGCCGGCATTGCCGTCGAGGCGGGACGCTCCCTGATCCTCGAAGGCCCCGCAACTCTCTCGTGTGCCAATGACCTTGGGCTGTTCATCGTCGGCCTGGCCGCAGCGGAGTCCGAACATGGCTGACAGGGCGCTGAAGATCGCGATCGTCGCGGGCGAGGAGTCTGGCGACCTGCTTGGCGCCGACATCGTCCGGTCGCTCCGCCAGACAACAGGTCGCGAGGTGCAACTCGTCGGGCTCGGCGGCCGCCATCTGCAGGCGCTCGGGCTGGTTTCGCCGTTCGACGCCGGCGAGGTCGCGCTGATGGGGTTCAGTGCCGTCCTGCGTGACCTGCCGCGCCTAGTCCGGCGGATCGGCCAGCTGGCGGGGATCGTTGCGGACGCCAAGCCCGACTGCCTCGTCACCATCGACAGCCCCGATTTTTCGCTGCGCGTCGCCAAGAAGGTGCGCGCGGCCAACCCGTCGATCCCGATCGTCCACTATGTCTGCCCGAGCGTCTGGGCATGGCGGCCGGGCAGGGCGGTGGCGATGAAGCCCTATGTCGACCACATCCTGTGCATCCTGCCGTTCGAGGTGAAGGAACTCGATCGGCTGGGTGGTCCGCCCGGCACCTATGTCGGGCATCGCCTGACGCATGATCCGGGCGTGCTCTCGGCGGCAAAGGCTCAAGGCCAGCCGCGTGATCTTTCACCAGACCGCGTGAAGACGCTGCTTGTCCTGCCCGGCTCACGGCGCGGCGAGGTGCGGCGGTTGCTCGAGCCGTTCGGCGAGACCGTGTCGATGTTGCGGGCTCGCGGGCATCGGCTCCGCCTGATGCTGCCGACGGTGCCGCATGTCGCGGATACCGTGCGGTCCGCAGTCACACGCTGGGACGAGAAACCCGAGATCATCCTCGAGCCCGAGCGCAAATGGCAGGCCTTTGGCAAGGCCGACGCCGCGTTGATCGCGTCCGGCACCGTGTCCCTGGAACTGGCATTGTCCGGGGTGCCGATGATCTCCTGCTACCGGCTCGACCCGGTCGCGCGTGTCGTCGCGCCGTATCTCGTTTCCGTCTGGTCGGCCCTGCTGCCCAACCTGATCTCGGATCGCGCGTTGATCCCGGAATTTTACAACGAGTATGTCAAACCGAACAATCTGGCGCGCCAGCTGGAAGCGCTGTTGGCCGACAGTGGCATGCGCGCCTGGCAGAAAGATGGGTTTGCCGAGATCTCACGGCGCATGGCAACGGACAAGCCGTCCGGTGAGATCGCAGCGCAGGTGGTGATGGGGTGCGTGAAGAGAGGAAGAGAGTGAGTAGGCAGTAGTGAGTAGTGAGTAGTGAGTTAGCACATTCTCCAATCTCACTACCCACTACTCACTACCAACTTGTCTCAGCGCTTGGCGATCGGCACGTAGTCGCGCTCCGGCGCGCCGGTGTAGAGCTGACGCGGGCGGCCGATCTTCTGGCGCGGATCCTCAATCATTTCCTTCCACTGCGCGATCCAGCCGACCGTGCGGGCGACCGCGAACAGCACGGTGAACATGGTGGTGGGGAAGCCCAGCGCCTTCAGTGTGATGCCGGAATAAAAATCGACGTTCGGATAGAGTTTCTTCTCGATGAAATAGGGATCGGTCAGCGCGATCTTTTCCAGTTCCATCGCGATGTCGAGCAGCGGATCGTCCTTGATGCCGAGTTCGCCCAGGACCTCATGCGCCGTCTTCTGCATGATCTTGGCGCGTGGATCATAGTTCTTGTAGACGCGGTGGCCAAAGCCCATCAGGCGGAACGGATCGTTCTTGTCCTTGGCACGGGCGATGAATTCCGGGATGTGATCGACATGGCCGATCTCGCCCAGCATGTTGAGCGCCGCTTCATTGGCGCCGCCATGGGCCGGGCCCCACAGGCAAGCGATGCCGGCGGCAATGCAGGCGAAGGGGTTGGCGCCCGAGGAGCCGGCGAGACGAACGGTCGAAGTCGAAGCGTTCTGCTCATGATCGGCATGCAGGATGAAGATGCGCTCCATGGCGCGCGCCAGCACCGGGTTGATCTTGTATTCCTCGCAGGGCACGGCAAAGCACATATGCAGGAAGTTGGCGGCGAAATTCAGCTCGTTCTTCGGGTAAATGAAAGGCTGGCCGATGTGGTACTTGTAGGCCATGGCCGCGATCGTCGGCATTTTGGCGATCAGGCGCATGGAGGCAACCATGCGCTGGTACGGGTCGGAGATGTCGGTCGAGTCGTGATAGAAGGCCGACAGCGCGCCGACCACGCCGCACATCACCGCCATCGGGTGCGCGTCGCGGCGGAAGCCGGTGAAGAAGCGCGACATCTGCTCGTGCACCATGGTGTGGCGCGTCACGCGATAATCGAAATCGTCCTTCTGCGCCTTGGTGGGCAGTTCGCCGTAGAGCAGGAGATAGCAGACCTCGAGGAAGTCGCCGTGTTCGGCCAACTGGTCGATCGGGTAGCCGCGATGCAGGAGGATGCCGGCATCACCATCGATGAAGGTGATCTCCGACTCGCAGCTTGCCGTCGAGGTGAAGCCGGGGTCATAGGTGAAGGCGCCGGTGGTGCTGTAGAGCGAGGCGATGTCGATGACGTCAGGTCCGACCGAGCCGCTTCGCACCTTGAATTCGTGGGTCTTGCCGGCGAATTCCAGCGTTGCCGTGGCCTCCTGACCGCCTACATCCAATTTTTTCGCAGCTTCGGTCATTGCAAACTCCTTCTTGTTTCCTCATGCCGGCAAAGGCAAATTCCGCAGAGCGACACGTCGAAATCACCGCAATGCGCGTATTCGCCACCGCATTCTAGGAGGTGCGTGCCAGATTGGGCCAGGGCCTAATGTTGCACTGCGAAACGCGCCTTTCAATGCCAATCTTCTTGGGCCAGTTTCTTCTTGGGCCAGTTTGCTCCTAATCGATTTGATCCGCTATGCGCGCGAGGCTTTCCCCGCGCCCCAGCACGGCCAGCACGTCGAACACGCCCGGCGAGGTGCTCCTGCCGGTCAAAGCGGCCCGCAACGGCTGGGCCACGGCACCAAGCTTGTGGCCGCCGGCCAGCGCATAGTCGCGGATCGCGGCCTCGGCCGTGGCCGCTGTCCAGTCGCCGGACAGCGCATTCAAAGCTTCGTGAGCGCCACGCAGGATCTTGCGAGCATCGTCATTGAGCAGGAGAGCCGCCTTGTCGTCGATCGGCAGTGGCCGCGTGGCAAACAGAAAGCCGGCGCCGTCGACGAGCTCGACCAGCGTCTTGGCGCGCTCCTTCAGGCCTGGAAGTGCTGCCAGCAACTGCGCCTTGTTCTTCTCGTCGAGGCGCGCCGCCATCGCCGGGCCGCCCTCCAGATAAGGCAAGGTGGCGATGAAGATGTCGAACAATTCGGAATCGGCCATGCGGCGCATATGGACGCCGTTCAGCGCCTCGAGCTTGGCGAAGTCGAAGCGCGCCGCGCCCTTGTTGACGTCGCCGATATCGAACCAGGAGATCATGTCCTTGATCGACATGATCTCGTCGTCGCCATGGCTCCAGCCGAGCCGCGCCAGGTAATTGAGCAGCGCCTCCGGCAGATAGCCCATGGCGCGGTAGGCCTCGACGCCCAGCGCGCCATGGCGCTTCGACAGCTTGGCGCCGTCGGCGCCATGGATCAGCGGGATATGCGACATCGAAGGCACGTCCCAGCCCATGGCGTTGTAGATCACGGTCTGGCGCGCGGCGTTGGTCAGGTGATCGTCGCCACGGATGATGTGGGTGACGCCCATGTCGTGGTCATCGACGACGACGGCATGCATGTAGGTCGGGTTGCCGTCCGAGCGCAGGATGATGAAATCGTCGAGATCCTTGTTGGGGAAGCGCACCTCGCCCTGGACCCGGTCCTGCACCACTGTCTCGCCCTCGGTCGGTGCCTTGATGCGGATGGCGCCCTTGACGCCGGCGGGAGCCTCCGACGGGACGCGGTCACGCCAGTGGCCGTTATAGCGAGGCGGCAGGCCCTTGGCGCGGGCTGCCTCGCGCATCGCCTCGAGCTCGGCAGAAGTCTCGTAGCTGTAATAGGCCTTGCCCAGGCGCACCAGTTCCTCGGCGACCTCCCGGTGACGCGGCGCGCGCTCGAATTGGGAGACCGCGTCACCGTCCCATGACAGGCCGAGCCAGGTCAGTCCGTCCAGAATGGCTGATGTGGCCGCCTCGGTCGAGCGCTCGCGATCGGTGTCCTCGATACGCAACAGCATCGTGCCGCCGGTGTGCTTGGCATAGAGCCAATTGAACAGCGCCGTGCGTGCGCCGCCGATGTGCAGATAGCCGGTCGGCGAGGGGGCAAAACGGGTGATGACCTTGTCGGGCATGAAACTCTCGGAGAACGTCTGAAGCTGGGTGCGGAGTGCGCGGACTTTCGCGCGTCGCGCGTTCATGTAGCATAGGGTGTCGAGGGCGCAAGGGGCAGACCCGATGACTGGACGAGGCCGGGGCTCGGATCGGGGCGAGGGCGCCATTGTCGGCGTCAGCGAGCGGTCCCTGTTTGCGACGCCTCCGGCGATCCCACTGCCATCGCCGCTCGTGGCTGCGCCGGCAACCCAGCCGCCGCAGGCGGACAGCCCGACGCCAACTCCGTCTCCCGCCGCGCGCAGGATTGTGCGCGTGCGCCGGCAAATCGGCCTGATAGCCTTGCCTCGCCTGCGTCACGGCGTGACCAAGGCGGCGGAGTTGGAACTCGACCGGGGCATCGCCTTCCTGCTGGTGCCGGTCTGCCTGGCTGTCGGGGCGATCGGCTACTTTTCGCTGGCGTCCGAGCCCGATTTTGCAAAGCTCGTCGCGGCCGTGATGCTGGCAGCGATCTGTGCCTTCGTCTCCCGCTCTTGGCCGAAAACCCATCTGTGTTTCATGGCAGTGCTGTTGTGTGTGCTTGGCCTGCTCGCGGCGAAGGTCGAAACATGGCGAGCCGGAACCCGGATGCTGGGCTCGGAAATCTCGACGCAGTTGACCGGCCGCGTGGTCTCGCTCGAAGAAATGGAGACCGGCCGCATCCGGCTGACCATGGACGTGATTTCGACGGCCCGCCCGAAACTGCGCTATGCGCCGGAAAGGGTCCGGCTTTCTGCACGCAAGATACCGCCGGAAATGACCGCCGGCTCGCTTGTCACAGGTTATGCCAAACTGCTGCCGCCGACCGGTCCGGTGCGGCCGGACAGCTACGACTTCTCCTTCGACAGCTATTTCGCCGGCATCGGCGGCAGCGGCTTCTTTCTCGGCAATCCAACCGTTGTCTCCGCCGACGACGGTGAGATGCCGCTGCCGGCACGCCTTTTTTCTGGCATCGAAAATGCCCGCGAAGCCATCGCCGACCATATCAGGGGCAGCATTGGCGGCGCCGAAGGCGAGATCGCGGCGGCGCTGATCGTCGGCGTGCGCGCCGGGATTCCCGATGAAATCAACGAAGCGATGCGGCGTACCGGCATCTATCACATCATCTCCATTTCGGGACTGCATATGGCGCTGGTGGCCGGCACCATCATGGGCCTGTTGCGCGGCGTCTTCGCGCTGTTTCCAGGCTTTTCCGCGCGCCGGCCGGTGAAGAAATATGCGGCGGCCGCCGCACTTTTCTCGATCGCCGCCTATCTCGTCATTTCCGGCGTCGTCGTTGCGGCCGAGCGCAGCTTCATCATGCTGGCGGTGATGCTGGTCGCCGTCTTGTTCGATCGCGCGGCACTGACCATGCGCAATCTGGCGATCTCGGCGATCGCCGTCATCCTGGTTTCCCCGCACGAGGTCGTCGGCCCGAGCTTCCAGATGTCGTTCGCGGCAACCGCGGCCTTGGTCGGCGCCTATGCCGGCTGGGCCGACCACCATGCGGGAAAGACGAGGCCACCGCCGCCAAAGCGATCCCTGCCCGGGTTCCTGACGCGAAAGTTCCTCTTGGCGACAGGTGGATTGGCAATGACATCCATCATCGCCGGCAGCGCAACGGCGCTGTTTGCCATCTGGCATTTCCAGCGGGTGTCGCCGCTCAGCCTGTTCGCCAATCTGGCCGTCATGCCGATCGTATCGGTTGTGATGTTCCTGGCTGTCGCCAGCGCGTTGCTGATGCCGTTCGGGTTGGATTGGCCGGCTCTCTACCTCATGGGCAAGGGCCTGACGGCGATGATCGCCGTATCGGCGTGGATATCGGAGCGCTCTCCGATCGATGGGGTCGGGCTGATCTCGCAGCAATCCGTGCTGCTGGTCACCGTCGCGCTGGTCATCGCGACGATGGCGACGACCTGGCTGCGGCTTGCCGCGCTGCCGTTCGCGCTTGCCGGCCTGTTGACTGTGTCGCACACGCGCACGCCCGACGTGCTGATCTCGGAAGACGCGCGGCTGGTCGCAATGCCAATCGGCAATGGCGAACTGGCCGTCAACCGGGAACGTCCGAACGAATTCGCAGCCGAAAACTGGAAACGCGCCCTGATCTCCGAAACAATCGTTAAACCGGAAATGTTCGACAAGACGGACGGGCAATTCGATATCGCCGCTCCCACCGACCTGCCGCAGGGATCGCCGTTCTATTGCCGTGAAGGCCTGTGTCTTGCCAGGCACCCCTCCGGCGCGATCATCGCCTATGTCGAGGATCGCAAGAACACCTGGAAGGCCTGCGCCTTCGCCGACCTGATCGTCGTCAATGACGCGACCGCCTATGACGCCTGCCACAATCCGCTGGTTCTCGTTGTCACGAAACGGCAACTGGCCCGCAAGGGGAGTGCCGCCGTCTTCTTCGATCCCCAGTCGGCCACGAGCCCGGCTGCGATCGAATTCGCCGTCGACGGACCATACCGGCCCTGGCACGAGCAGCGAAAATTCTCACGCGAGGCGAGGGGGCTGCCGCCCTATAAAAAGCCTGACAAACCCGATGGCAAACCGGTTCAGTAGCGTCTTATCAGCCCGACCAGTTTGCCCTGCACCTTGACCCTGTCTGGCCCGAAGATGCGTGTTTCGTAGGCTGGATTGGCGGCTTCGAGCGCGATCGAAGCGCCCTTGCGGCGAAACCGCTTCAGCGTTGCTTCCTCCTCATCGACCAGCGCCACGATGATTTCGCCCGGACTTGCCGTATCGGCATTGCGGATGATGACCGTGTCGCCGTCGAAGATACCGGCCTCGATCATCGAGTCGCCCTTGACCTCCAGCGCATAGTGCTCGCCGCCCATGATCATGTCCGGCGGCACCGAAATCGAATGCGTCTGATGCTGGATGGCATCGATCGGCACACCGGCGGCGATACGGCCCATGACCGGGATGGACACGGCTGAAACCGCATCGTCGTCGTTACCGGCCGCGGGCAGGCGAGAAGGCGCCGCCGCCGGCCTGATCTGGCGGCCGAGACCGCCTTGGCCAAGGCTGCCCTGGATGACGCTTGGCGAGAACTTCTTCGCCGCATTGAGGCCCGGCGCGATCGAGTCCGGCAGCCGCAGCACTTCCAGCGCGCGCGCCCGGTTGGGCAGCCGGCGAATGAAGCCGCGTTCCTCCAACGCCGTGATCAGGCGATGGATCCCCGACTTGGAGGCAAGATCGAGCGCTTCCTTCATCTCGTCGAAAGAGGGCGGTATCCCGCTTTCCTTGAGCCGTTCGTGGATGAACATCAGCAGTTCATGTTGCTTGCGTGTCAGCATGGCGGCCCCCAAGGCAGTGAACGAAGGTCTGAACCAGAATCGAAAAACAAACCCAGAACAAACACTATCTGTTCCAGTTGTGTTCCGCAACCGT
Coding sequences within:
- the gltA gene encoding citrate synthase translates to MTEAAKKLDVGGQEATATLEFAGKTHEFKVRSGSVGPDVIDIASLYSTTGAFTYDPGFTSTASCESEITFIDGDAGILLHRGYPIDQLAEHGDFLEVCYLLLYGELPTKAQKDDFDYRVTRHTMVHEQMSRFFTGFRRDAHPMAVMCGVVGALSAFYHDSTDISDPYQRMVASMRLIAKMPTIAAMAYKYHIGQPFIYPKNELNFAANFLHMCFAVPCEEYKINPVLARAMERIFILHADHEQNASTSTVRLAGSSGANPFACIAAGIACLWGPAHGGANEAALNMLGEIGHVDHIPEFIARAKDKNDPFRLMGFGHRVYKNYDPRAKIMQKTAHEVLGELGIKDDPLLDIAMELEKIALTDPYFIEKKLYPNVDFYSGITLKALGFPTTMFTVLFAVARTVGWIAQWKEMIEDPRQKIGRPRQLYTGAPERDYVPIAKR
- a CDS encoding LpxI family protein, with amino-acid sequence MATIPMTKAETAAAGLGLPPDARVGIIAGGGSLPVEVAAGLAEQGHPPFIVLMDGEADRLAELRQYEHETLALEAIGSLVPLLKRNRITHLVLAGEIKRRPRLTHLRPSLSLLAVVPLVVMALARGDDGLLKVVARGLEARGIKVVGAHEIVPSLVAAEGVLTRAAPQKSDWRDIEAGFAAAKAIGALDIGQAAIAIGGRTIALEGIEGTAGLLDRARLLRGHGRIAGKTRGVLVKCAKPGQELRADLPSMGPQTVEAAHAAGLAGIAVEAGRSLILEGPATLSCANDLGLFIVGLAAAESEHG
- the lpxB gene encoding lipid-A-disaccharide synthase, coding for MADRALKIAIVAGEESGDLLGADIVRSLRQTTGREVQLVGLGGRHLQALGLVSPFDAGEVALMGFSAVLRDLPRLVRRIGQLAGIVADAKPDCLVTIDSPDFSLRVAKKVRAANPSIPIVHYVCPSVWAWRPGRAVAMKPYVDHILCILPFEVKELDRLGGPPGTYVGHRLTHDPGVLSAAKAQGQPRDLSPDRVKTLLVLPGSRRGEVRRLLEPFGETVSMLRARGHRLRLMLPTVPHVADTVRSAVTRWDEKPEIILEPERKWQAFGKADAALIASGTVSLELALSGVPMISCYRLDPVARVVAPYLVSVWSALLPNLISDRALIPEFYNEYVKPNNLARQLEALLADSGMRAWQKDGFAEISRRMATDKPSGEIAAQVVMGCVKRGRE
- the lpxA gene encoding acyl-ACP--UDP-N-acetylglucosamine O-acyltransferase — protein: MKIKTSIHPSSVVVEGAQIGQGVRIGPFCHVSADAVIGDGVELVSHVSVMGATTIGASTKVYPMAILGGPPQNTKHKGGRTTLVIGANCTIREGVTMHVGTDTSRGETTVGDNGNFLAYAHIAHDCVVGNNATFANGATLGGHCEIGNNVYIGGLSAVHQFVRVGDNAFLGGCSAFVGDVIPYAIAVGNRASLRGLNIIGLKRAGLPRSEIYLLRKAYKTIFDRSRTVGENIELAKAEFASSPTAMKIIDFISSRGKRHYAVPSLKGGDGDDTDDEG
- the lexA gene encoding transcriptional repressor LexA — its product is MLTRKQHELLMFIHERLKESGIPPSFDEMKEALDLASKSGIHRLITALEERGFIRRLPNRARALEVLRLPDSIAPGLNAAKKFSPSVIQGSLGQGGLGRQIRPAAAPSRLPAAGNDDDAVSAVSIPVMGRIAAGVPIDAIQHQTHSISVPPDMIMGGEHYALEVKGDSMIEAGIFDGDTVIIRNADTASPGEIIVALVDEEEATLKRFRRKGASIALEAANPAYETRIFGPDRVKVQGKLVGLIRRY
- the gltX gene encoding glutamate--tRNA ligase; this translates as MPDKVITRFAPSPTGYLHIGGARTALFNWLYAKHTGGTMLLRIEDTDRERSTEAATSAILDGLTWLGLSWDGDAVSQFERAPRHREVAEELVRLGKAYYSYETSAELEAMREAARAKGLPPRYNGHWRDRVPSEAPAGVKGAIRIKAPTEGETVVQDRVQGEVRFPNKDLDDFIILRSDGNPTYMHAVVVDDHDMGVTHIIRGDDHLTNAARQTVIYNAMGWDVPSMSHIPLIHGADGAKLSKRHGALGVEAYRAMGYLPEALLNYLARLGWSHGDDEIMSIKDMISWFDIGDVNKGAARFDFAKLEALNGVHMRRMADSELFDIFIATLPYLEGGPAMAARLDEKNKAQLLAALPGLKERAKTLVELVDGAGFLFATRPLPIDDKAALLLNDDARKILRGAHEALNALSGDWTAATAEAAIRDYALAGGHKLGAVAQPLRAALTGRSTSPGVFDVLAVLGRGESLARIADQID
- the lpxD gene encoding UDP-3-O-(3-hydroxymyristoyl)glucosamine N-acyltransferase, giving the protein MTDPVFFAPSRRYTAAEVANLTGSVLVDSGQSDVSIEALAPAHEGGANALVFVDGKRNSALMPSLRAAAVLCPADFANKAPAGIAVLIHPRPQQAFALVGRLLFPTAATPGPMTGETGVSPHAHIDPTAHVEAGAIIEAGAVIGPGVSIGGGTVIAPNAVIGQSCQIGRDGYVGPAASIQYALIGNRVIIHGGARIGQDGFGFVGGAKGPERVPQIGRVIIQDDVEIGSNSTVDRGAMSDTIIGQGTKIDNLVQIAHNVRIGRNCIVAGLSGISGSVVVGDNVTMGGGVGLADHLTIGSGAKLAARSGFMSNVPAGEIWGGYPAQPMAEAMREIAMLRTMARARKQGKDNG
- a CDS encoding ComEC/Rec2 family competence protein, yielding MTGRGRGSDRGEGAIVGVSERSLFATPPAIPLPSPLVAAPATQPPQADSPTPTPSPAARRIVRVRRQIGLIALPRLRHGVTKAAELELDRGIAFLLVPVCLAVGAIGYFSLASEPDFAKLVAAVMLAAICAFVSRSWPKTHLCFMAVLLCVLGLLAAKVETWRAGTRMLGSEISTQLTGRVVSLEEMETGRIRLTMDVISTARPKLRYAPERVRLSARKIPPEMTAGSLVTGYAKLLPPTGPVRPDSYDFSFDSYFAGIGGSGFFLGNPTVVSADDGEMPLPARLFSGIENAREAIADHIRGSIGGAEGEIAAALIVGVRAGIPDEINEAMRRTGIYHIISISGLHMALVAGTIMGLLRGVFALFPGFSARRPVKKYAAAAALFSIAAYLVISGVVVAAERSFIMLAVMLVAVLFDRAALTMRNLAISAIAVILVSPHEVVGPSFQMSFAATAALVGAYAGWADHHAGKTRPPPPKRSLPGFLTRKFLLATGGLAMTSIIAGSATALFAIWHFQRVSPLSLFANLAVMPIVSVVMFLAVASALLMPFGLDWPALYLMGKGLTAMIAVSAWISERSPIDGVGLISQQSVLLVTVALVIATMATTWLRLAALPFALAGLLTVSHTRTPDVLISEDARLVAMPIGNGELAVNRERPNEFAAENWKRALISETIVKPEMFDKTDGQFDIAAPTDLPQGSPFYCREGLCLARHPSGAIIAYVEDRKNTWKACAFADLIVVNDATAYDACHNPLVLVVTKRQLARKGSAAVFFDPQSATSPAAIEFAVDGPYRPWHEQRKFSREARGLPPYKKPDKPDGKPVQ
- the fabZ gene encoding 3-hydroxyacyl-ACP dehydratase FabZ — protein: MADMVAATTLEAVDILGLMKLLPHRYPFLMIDRIVDIDGDESAIGIKNVTINEPHFQGHFPEQPVMPGVLIVEAMAQTAGAICIRSLGASKPSLVYFLTIDNAKFRKPVVPGDQLKIHVKKIKKRGNLLKFACEALVEGTKAAEAEISAMMVTGD